A stretch of the Pseudomonas helvetica genome encodes the following:
- a CDS encoding VOC family protein — MSRIQKLTPCLWFDDQAEAAAQFYCSVFEHSTITAITHYGKVGFELHGRPEGSVMTVSFMLDGQTFTALNGGPVFRFNEAVSFQVNCHTQYEIDHFWNALSAGGDKKAQQCGWLKDKFGLSWQIVPVVMMEMMTDRDTAKSQRVMQAMLQMKKLDIATLERAFNGES, encoded by the coding sequence ATGTCGCGCATTCAGAAGCTCACGCCCTGCCTGTGGTTCGACGATCAGGCCGAAGCCGCTGCACAGTTCTACTGTTCGGTGTTCGAGCACTCGACCATTACCGCCATCACTCATTATGGCAAGGTCGGTTTCGAGCTCCATGGCCGGCCCGAGGGTTCAGTGATGACTGTCAGCTTCATGCTCGATGGCCAGACCTTTACCGCACTCAATGGCGGCCCGGTGTTTCGCTTTAACGAGGCCGTCTCGTTCCAGGTCAACTGCCATACCCAGTATGAAATCGACCACTTCTGGAATGCGCTGTCTGCCGGTGGTGACAAAAAGGCCCAGCAATGCGGCTGGCTCAAGGACAAGTTCGGCCTGTCCTGGCAAATCGTGCCGGTGGTGATGATGGAAATGATGACCGACAGGGACACCGCCAAATCCCAGCGCGTCATGCAGGCAATGTTGCAGATGAAGAAACTCGACATCGCCACACTCGAGCGAGCCTTTAATGGCGAGAGCTAA
- a CDS encoding (2Fe-2S)-binding protein, whose amino-acid sequence MLTLNINGKDQSLDVPGDMPLLWVLRDVAHLTGTKFGCGMAQCGACTVHVDGAPLRSCITPAAAVANGQKILTIEGLSSDGSHPVQRAWAEIDVVQCGYCQSGQIMSAAALLAKIPSPSDSDIDQALSGNICRCGTYPRIRAAVKRAAQIGEA is encoded by the coding sequence GTGCTGACGCTCAATATCAATGGCAAAGACCAATCCCTGGACGTGCCCGGCGACATGCCGCTGTTGTGGGTATTGCGCGATGTCGCGCACTTGACCGGCACCAAGTTCGGCTGCGGCATGGCCCAGTGCGGCGCCTGCACGGTGCATGTCGACGGCGCGCCGTTGCGCTCCTGCATCACTCCGGCGGCAGCCGTCGCCAACGGGCAAAAAATCCTCACCATCGAAGGCTTGTCGAGCGACGGTTCGCACCCGGTGCAACGCGCCTGGGCCGAGATCGACGTGGTGCAATGTGGTTATTGTCAGTCGGGGCAGATCATGTCGGCGGCGGCTTTATTGGCGAAAATCCCGTCGCCGAGCGACAGCGATATCGATCAGGCGCTGTCGGGCAATATCTGTCGGTGCGGGACCTACCCGCGCATTCGTGCGGCGGTCAAACGTGCTGCGCAAATCGGGGAGGCATAA
- a CDS encoding ABC transporter permease: protein MNLSPLNRRRFERFKANKRGWWSLWLFLILFGASLGAELIANDKPLAVHYDGQWYFPALKRYPETTFGGEFPLEANYKSPYIRELLKAKDAWTLWAPIPFSYQSINYDLKVPAPAPPSADNLLGTDDQGRDVLARVIYGFRVSVLFALTLTILSSIIGVIAGALQGFYGGWVDLAGQRFLEIWSGLPVLYLLIILASFVQPNFWWLLGIMLLFSWMSLVDVVRAEFLRGRNLEYVRAARALGMQNGAIMFQHILPNAMVSTMTFMPFILTGAIGTLTALDFLGFGLPAGSASLGELVAQGKSNLQAPWLGMSAFAVLALMLSLLVFIGESARDAFDPRK, encoded by the coding sequence ATGAACCTGTCCCCTCTCAATCGCCGACGTTTCGAACGGTTCAAGGCCAACAAGCGTGGCTGGTGGTCGCTATGGCTGTTTTTGATCCTGTTTGGCGCAAGCCTTGGTGCCGAGCTGATCGCCAATGACAAGCCGCTGGCGGTGCATTACGACGGCCAATGGTATTTCCCGGCGCTCAAGCGTTACCCGGAAACCACCTTCGGCGGCGAATTCCCGCTGGAAGCCAACTACAAGAGCCCGTACATCCGCGAACTGCTCAAGGCCAAGGACGCCTGGACTTTGTGGGCGCCGATCCCGTTCAGTTACCAAAGCATCAACTACGACCTGAAAGTCCCGGCCCCGGCACCGCCCTCGGCAGACAACCTGCTGGGTACCGACGATCAGGGCCGCGACGTGCTGGCGCGGGTGATTTACGGCTTCCGGGTGTCGGTGCTGTTTGCGCTGACGCTGACCATTCTCAGTTCGATCATCGGCGTGATTGCCGGCGCCTTGCAGGGTTTCTATGGCGGCTGGGTCGATTTGGCCGGGCAGCGCTTCCTGGAGATCTGGTCGGGTTTACCGGTGTTGTACCTGCTGATCATCCTCGCCAGTTTCGTGCAGCCAAACTTCTGGTGGTTGCTGGGGATCATGCTGCTGTTTTCCTGGATGAGCCTGGTCGACGTGGTCCGCGCCGAGTTCCTGCGTGGGCGTAACCTGGAATACGTACGCGCCGCCCGCGCGCTGGGGATGCAGAACGGCGCAATCATGTTCCAGCACATCCTGCCCAACGCCATGGTCTCGACCATGACCTTCATGCCGTTCATCCTCACGGGCGCTATCGGCACCCTGACCGCGCTGGACTTCCTCGGCTTCGGCCTGCCGGCAGGCAGTGCATCGCTGGGTGAACTGGTGGCTCAGGGCAAATCCAACCTGCAAGCACCGTGGCTGGGCATGAGCGCCTTTGCGGTGCTGGCGCTGATGTTGAGTTTGCTGGTGTTTATCGGCGAGTCCGCTCGCGATGCCTTCGACCCGAGGAAGTGA
- the fabI gene encoding enoyl-ACP reductase FabI, producing the protein MGFLAGKRVLIVGVASKLSIASGIAAAMHREGAELAFTYQNDKLKGRVEEFAQGWGSSPELCFPCDVASDEEIARVFEELSKKWDGLDCIVHSVGFAPGDQLDGDFTEATTREGFRIAHDISAYSFVALAKAGREMMKGRNGSLLTLSYLGAERTMPNYNVMGMAKASLEAGVRYLAGSLGPEGTRVNAVSAGPIRTLAASGIKNFRKMLAANEAQTPLRRNVTIDEVGNAGAFLCSDLASGISGEIMYVDGGFNTTAMGNIEE; encoded by the coding sequence ATGGGTTTTCTCGCCGGTAAGCGCGTACTGATCGTCGGTGTCGCCAGCAAGCTGTCCATCGCATCCGGCATCGCTGCCGCCATGCATCGCGAGGGCGCTGAGCTTGCCTTCACTTATCAGAACGACAAACTCAAGGGTCGTGTCGAAGAGTTCGCACAAGGCTGGGGTTCGAGCCCTGAGCTGTGCTTCCCGTGCGACGTGGCCAGCGATGAAGAAATCGCCAGGGTTTTTGAAGAACTGAGCAAAAAATGGGACGGCCTGGACTGCATCGTGCACTCCGTTGGCTTCGCTCCGGGCGACCAACTGGACGGCGACTTCACCGAAGCCACCACCCGTGAAGGTTTCCGCATCGCTCACGACATCAGCGCCTACAGCTTCGTGGCCCTGGCCAAAGCGGGCCGCGAGATGATGAAAGGCCGCAATGGCAGCCTGCTGACCCTGTCGTACCTGGGCGCCGAGCGCACCATGCCGAACTACAACGTAATGGGCATGGCCAAGGCTTCGCTGGAAGCTGGCGTACGTTACCTGGCCGGCTCCCTGGGCCCGGAAGGCACCCGCGTCAACGCCGTATCGGCTGGCCCGATCCGCACCCTCGCCGCTTCCGGCATCAAGAACTTCCGTAAAATGCTGGCCGCCAACGAAGCGCAAACACCGCTGCGTCGCAACGTCACCATCGACGAAGTCGGCAATGCCGGCGCCTTCCTGTGCTCGGACCTGGCGTCCGGCATCAGCGGCGAAATCATGTACGTGGACGGCGGCTTCAACACCACCGCCATGGGCAACATCGAAGAGTGA
- a CDS encoding AraC family transcriptional regulator: MKHAIAKNADKAPRFWRDDALPFIEARSIADGREVCYARHSHEFFSIGAITAGRSTYLHEHAAFEVGSGTVVLMNPGDVHACNPIDNQPWSYRMLYVDTPWLNDLQHQLGFSKELDFRRFSTTHCNDAGLFSGLNQLYDILLDEQLETLQKHSAAVAFFTQVQQTLNPAELSVREPNLKLERAAEYIRDNCTLSLKLEDICEAEDLSASYLIRAFKQHYGMTPHAFLVNHRIQFARSQLRRGKLIADVALEAGFSDQAHFQRAFKQHLAATPGQYRG, translated from the coding sequence ATGAAACACGCCATCGCCAAAAATGCCGACAAAGCCCCTCGCTTCTGGCGCGATGACGCACTGCCCTTCATCGAAGCGCGCTCCATCGCTGATGGCCGCGAAGTCTGTTACGCCCGACATTCCCACGAGTTTTTTTCCATCGGTGCGATCACCGCCGGGCGCAGCACCTATCTCCATGAACACGCCGCGTTTGAAGTCGGCAGCGGCACCGTGGTGCTGATGAACCCCGGCGATGTCCATGCCTGTAACCCGATCGACAATCAGCCCTGGTCTTATCGCATGCTGTATGTCGATACGCCGTGGTTGAACGACCTTCAGCATCAACTGGGGTTCAGCAAAGAGCTGGACTTTCGGCGCTTTTCAACCACCCACTGCAACGACGCCGGGCTGTTTAGCGGGCTCAATCAGCTGTATGACATATTGCTCGACGAGCAGCTGGAGACGCTGCAAAAACACAGTGCCGCCGTAGCGTTTTTTACTCAAGTGCAGCAAACGCTCAATCCGGCTGAATTGAGCGTTCGCGAACCCAACCTCAAGCTGGAGCGAGCGGCCGAGTACATCCGCGACAACTGCACCCTGTCGCTGAAACTCGAAGACATCTGCGAGGCGGAAGATCTGTCTGCATCGTACCTGATCCGTGCTTTCAAGCAGCATTACGGCATGACACCCCACGCGTTTCTGGTCAACCATCGCATCCAGTTCGCCCGCAGCCAACTGCGTCGAGGCAAGTTGATTGCCGACGTGGCGCTGGAAGCCGGGTTCTCTGATCAGGCGCATTTTCAGCGAGCGTTCAAACAGCATTTGGCCGCGACGCCGGGGCAGTATCGCGGTTAA
- a CDS encoding LysR family transcriptional regulator: protein MLRELKTFIAVTRYGTFAAAGMHIGLTQSAVSAQMRNLEQALGIRLFDRTGRQAILNAAGQRALPMAREILETFQRMAVSDDVSEFRGELRVGAVATAQTGLLPQALLRLRQQAPLLEPKLVPGVSLNLLSQVDAGELDLAILIKPPFELPKELSAQVIRQEPFVLIVPPDLEGEDPLQILSTHPQVRYDRNSFGGRLVTGFLREQHIEVKVALELDELEAIVKMVECGLGVALIPRAGLWLDYGAKVRIISLGELTFYREIVLLQRYSQRTQPIQQLFARCLSNVEG from the coding sequence ATGCTGCGTGAACTGAAAACCTTCATCGCCGTGACTCGCTATGGCACGTTCGCCGCAGCCGGCATGCACATTGGCCTCACGCAATCGGCCGTCAGCGCGCAAATGCGCAACCTGGAGCAGGCGTTGGGTATTCGCCTGTTTGACCGCACCGGGCGTCAGGCCATCCTCAACGCGGCCGGGCAGCGAGCGTTGCCGATGGCCCGGGAAATCCTCGAAACTTTTCAGCGCATGGCCGTCAGTGACGACGTCAGCGAGTTTCGCGGCGAATTGAGGGTCGGCGCTGTGGCGACCGCCCAAACCGGTTTGCTGCCCCAGGCATTGCTGCGCTTGCGGCAGCAGGCGCCGTTGCTCGAGCCGAAACTGGTACCTGGCGTGTCACTCAACCTGTTGAGTCAGGTCGACGCTGGCGAACTTGATCTGGCGATCCTGATCAAGCCACCCTTTGAACTGCCCAAGGAGCTGTCGGCCCAGGTGATCCGGCAGGAGCCTTTTGTGTTGATCGTGCCGCCGGACCTTGAAGGCGAGGATCCATTGCAGATACTCAGCACGCATCCACAGGTGCGTTATGACCGCAACTCGTTCGGTGGCCGGCTGGTGACAGGCTTTCTGCGCGAGCAGCATATCGAGGTCAAAGTCGCGCTGGAGCTGGATGAGCTGGAAGCGATTGTGAAAATGGTCGAGTGCGGGCTGGGGGTGGCGTTGATTCCCCGGGCGGGGCTTTGGCTGGACTATGGCGCAAAGGTCAGGATCATCTCGCTGGGCGAACTGACGTTCTATCGGGAGATCGTGCTGTTGCAGCGCTACAGCCAGCGTACACAACCGATCCAGCAGTTGTTTGCGCGATGTTTGTCGAATGTCGAAGGGTAG
- a CDS encoding xanthine dehydrogenase family protein molybdopterin-binding subunit, with protein MNAKIETSRRDFLKSTAVLGAGLVVAFVIPGANRFAQAASTPDAVFAPNAFLRIAPDGSVTILLGHSEMGQGIWTGLTMLIAEELDADWTKIRVEHAPASAADYGLPAFGGMQITGGSTSTWMEFDRYRQAGAAARLMLIEAAAKRFNVAPSKVRTEPGVVIAGDQRATYGELANDAGQLPVPDPASIKLKDAKDWKIIGKPTKRLDTPEKITGQAKFGMDVQFDGLLTAVVARPPVFGGSVKSFDGAAALALPGVHKVVQVPTGIAVVADHYWAAKLGRDALKIDWDLGPNAGLDSDALLQNFRKLAAIPGTPASQAGDISAALSKAVKTIDVEYSVPYLAHAPMEPLNCTVKITPDKCEIWTGTQFQTLDQMIAGKITGLKPEQVEIHTEFLGGGFGRRANPTSDFVSEAVQVAKAAVAPVKTVWSREDDIRGGYYRSAFLHHARIGLDAKGMPQAWQHVLVGQSIMDGTPFEATMVKNGVDATSVEGVADSPYIKGLANHLVDLHSPKTGISVLWMRSVGHTHTAFVVESLIDELATAAGKDPVEYRRALLKEHPRHLGVLNLAVEKANWKAPLPAGHALGVAVHESFGSYVAQVAEVSQDNLKIRVHRVVCAVDCGVVVNPASIAAQMESGITFGLGFTLHSKLTFKDGKVVQSNYHDFQVLRLNEMPVVEVHIVPSTEKPGGIGETGVPPTAPAVANAVFALTGQRLRELPLQLAGV; from the coding sequence ATGAATGCGAAGATCGAGACTTCTCGACGGGATTTTTTGAAAAGCACTGCCGTGCTCGGTGCAGGGCTGGTGGTGGCGTTTGTCATTCCGGGAGCCAATCGCTTTGCCCAGGCGGCATCGACGCCGGACGCGGTGTTCGCCCCCAATGCCTTTTTGCGCATCGCGCCCGATGGCAGCGTGACCATTCTGTTGGGGCACTCCGAAATGGGGCAGGGGATCTGGACGGGCCTGACCATGTTGATCGCCGAAGAGCTGGATGCCGACTGGACGAAAATCCGCGTCGAGCATGCACCGGCATCGGCAGCCGATTATGGTTTGCCGGCCTTTGGCGGCATGCAGATCACCGGTGGCTCGACCTCGACCTGGATGGAATTCGACCGCTACCGTCAGGCTGGCGCTGCCGCACGCTTGATGTTGATCGAGGCCGCCGCCAAGCGCTTCAACGTCGCACCCTCAAAGGTCCGAACCGAACCGGGCGTGGTGATTGCCGGCGATCAGCGCGCCACTTACGGTGAGTTGGCCAATGACGCCGGCCAACTGCCGGTGCCCGATCCGGCGTCGATCAAGCTCAAGGACGCCAAGGACTGGAAGATCATCGGCAAACCGACCAAGCGCCTGGATACCCCGGAAAAAATCACCGGCCAGGCGAAATTCGGCATGGATGTGCAGTTCGATGGATTGCTGACGGCCGTGGTTGCACGCCCGCCGGTGTTTGGTGGCAGTGTCAAATCATTCGATGGCGCGGCGGCATTGGCGCTGCCGGGCGTGCATAAAGTCGTGCAGGTGCCAACAGGCATTGCGGTGGTGGCCGATCATTATTGGGCCGCCAAACTCGGTCGCGATGCGTTGAAAATCGACTGGGACCTGGGACCCAATGCCGGGCTCGACAGTGATGCCTTGCTGCAAAATTTCCGCAAGCTCGCCGCGATCCCCGGCACTCCGGCCAGCCAGGCGGGCGACATCAGCGCCGCGCTGAGCAAGGCGGTGAAGACGATTGATGTTGAATACAGCGTTCCCTATCTGGCTCATGCACCGATGGAGCCGCTCAACTGCACGGTGAAAATCACCCCGGACAAATGCGAGATCTGGACCGGCACCCAATTCCAGACGCTGGACCAAATGATTGCGGGGAAAATCACCGGGCTCAAACCCGAGCAGGTCGAGATTCATACCGAATTCCTCGGGGGTGGTTTTGGCCGTCGAGCCAATCCGACCTCGGACTTTGTCAGCGAGGCGGTGCAAGTCGCGAAGGCGGCCGTTGCGCCAGTGAAAACCGTCTGGTCGCGGGAGGATGACATACGCGGTGGTTACTACCGCTCGGCGTTCCTCCATCACGCGCGCATTGGCCTGGATGCCAAGGGCATGCCCCAGGCCTGGCAGCACGTACTGGTCGGGCAGTCGATCATGGACGGCACCCCATTCGAGGCGACGATGGTCAAGAATGGCGTCGATGCGACCTCGGTCGAAGGCGTGGCCGACAGTCCGTATATCAAGGGCCTGGCCAACCACCTGGTCGATCTGCATTCGCCGAAAACCGGCATCAGCGTGTTGTGGATGCGTTCTGTGGGGCACACGCACACCGCATTTGTCGTCGAGTCACTGATCGATGAACTGGCCACGGCGGCCGGCAAGGATCCAGTGGAATATCGACGGGCCTTGCTCAAGGAGCATCCGCGCCATCTCGGGGTGCTGAACCTGGCGGTGGAGAAGGCCAACTGGAAGGCGCCGCTGCCTGCGGGGCACGCGTTGGGCGTGGCGGTGCATGAGTCTTTTGGCAGTTACGTCGCGCAGGTGGCCGAGGTGTCCCAGGACAACCTGAAGATTCGTGTGCACCGCGTGGTCTGTGCGGTCGATTGCGGTGTCGTGGTGAACCCGGCGAGCATCGCTGCGCAGATGGAGTCGGGCATCACCTTTGGCCTGGGGTTCACCTTGCACAGCAAGCTGACCTTCAAGGACGGGAAAGTGGTGCAGTCCAATTACCATGACTTTCAGGTGTTGCGCCTGAATGAAATGCCCGTGGTCGAGGTGCACATCGTCCCCAGCACAGAAAAACCGGGCGGTATCGGCGAGACCGGGGTACCACCGACGGCGCCGGCGGTGGCCAATGCAGTGTTTGCCCTGACCGGGCAACGCTTGCGTGAACTGCCCTTGCAACTGGCGGGGGTGTGA
- a CDS encoding VOC family protein, giving the protein MRLSPFHLAIPVYDLAAARLFYGQVFGLEEGRSSEHWVDFNFFGHQLVIHEHPKTATQESAHTNAVDGHDVPVPHFGVVLSMEEWESLAERLTSLGTRFVIEPGIRFKGLVGEQATMFLFDPCGNALEFKAFKDIDQLFAK; this is encoded by the coding sequence ATGCGTCTCTCCCCTTTTCATCTGGCCATTCCGGTGTATGACCTTGCCGCCGCGCGGCTTTTCTATGGCCAGGTGTTCGGCCTGGAGGAAGGACGCTCCAGCGAGCACTGGGTGGACTTCAACTTTTTCGGCCACCAATTGGTCATCCACGAACACCCGAAAACCGCCACCCAGGAATCCGCCCACACCAATGCCGTGGACGGTCACGACGTGCCGGTCCCGCATTTCGGCGTGGTGCTGTCGATGGAGGAATGGGAGTCCCTGGCCGAACGGCTCACATCGTTGGGCACGCGTTTCGTGATCGAGCCCGGCATTCGCTTCAAAGGACTGGTGGGCGAACAGGCGACGATGTTTCTGTTCGATCCGTGCGGCAACGCGCTGGAGTTCAAGGCGTTCAAGGACATCGACCAGTTGTTCGCCAAGTAA
- a CDS encoding DHCW motif cupin fold protein, whose product MDIAAIPFGTTDWSTVEPTVHAGERGSAYWRTQQFGAIRVRMIEYTADYLADHWCLKGHILLCLEGELHTELEDGRQFVLKPGMSYQVADNAESHRSSTETGAKLFVVD is encoded by the coding sequence ATGGATATAGCAGCCATCCCGTTCGGCACCACCGACTGGTCGACCGTCGAACCCACCGTCCACGCCGGCGAACGCGGCAGCGCCTATTGGCGCACCCAGCAGTTCGGCGCAATTCGCGTGCGAATGATCGAATACACCGCCGATTACCTGGCAGACCACTGGTGCTTGAAGGGCCACATCCTGCTGTGCCTTGAAGGCGAACTGCACACTGAACTCGAAGATGGGCGCCAGTTCGTGCTGAAACCCGGCATGAGCTATCAAGTGGCGGATAATGCGGAGTCTCACCGGTCGTCGACGGAGACGGGGGCGAAGCTGTTTGTGGTTGATTGA
- a CDS encoding ABC transporter ATP-binding protein: MNQDNLIEVRNLSVEFVVGESVQRVVEGVSFDIKRGETLALVGESGSGKSVTAHSILRLLPYPLARHPTGTITYSGHDLLSLKEKTIRHIRGNRIAMIFQEPMTSLNPLHSIEKQINEVLGIHKGLTGKVATQRTLELLELVGIPEPHKRLRALPHELSGGQRQRVMIAMALANEPELLIADEPTTALDVTVQLKILELLKELQARLGMALLLISHDLNLVQRVAHRVCVMQKGCIVEQASCEELFRAPQHPYTRELLAAEPRGNPATNVIGPPLLQVEDLKVWFPIKKGFLRNTVDYVKAVDGINFSLPQGQTLGIVGESGSGKSTLGLAILRLIASKGAIRFEGKSLDCLSQQQVRPLRREMQVVFQDPFGSLSPRMSVSQIVGEGLRIHRIGTETEQELAIIAVLKEVGLDPATRHRYPHEFSGGQRQRIAIARALVLKPALILLDEPTSALDRTVQRQVVELLRSLQSKYNLTYLFISHDLAVVKALSHQLMVIKHGQVVEQGDAQGIFAAPQHPYTQQLLEAAFLAPATAQ, encoded by the coding sequence ATGAATCAGGACAATCTGATCGAAGTGCGCAACCTCTCTGTCGAGTTTGTGGTCGGCGAAAGCGTGCAACGGGTGGTGGAAGGCGTCAGCTTTGACATCAAGCGCGGTGAAACCCTGGCGCTGGTCGGCGAAAGCGGCTCCGGCAAATCGGTGACAGCGCACTCGATCCTGCGCCTGCTGCCCTACCCCTTGGCGCGCCACCCCACCGGCACCATCACCTACTCCGGGCATGACCTGCTGTCGCTGAAAGAGAAAACCATCCGGCACATTCGTGGCAACCGGATTGCGATGATCTTTCAGGAGCCGATGACCTCGCTGAACCCGCTGCACTCGATCGAGAAACAGATCAACGAGGTGCTGGGCATTCACAAAGGCCTGACCGGCAAGGTCGCGACCCAGCGAACCCTGGAGCTGCTGGAACTGGTGGGAATTCCCGAGCCGCACAAACGGCTCAGGGCCCTGCCCCATGAATTGTCCGGCGGCCAGCGTCAGCGCGTGATGATCGCCATGGCCCTGGCCAACGAACCGGAACTGCTGATCGCCGACGAACCGACCACCGCACTGGACGTGACGGTTCAGCTGAAAATCCTCGAACTGCTCAAGGAGTTGCAAGCCCGTCTGGGCATGGCCCTGTTGCTGATCAGCCACGACTTGAACCTGGTCCAAAGAGTCGCGCATCGCGTATGTGTCATGCAAAAGGGTTGCATCGTCGAACAGGCGTCGTGCGAGGAGTTGTTCCGCGCGCCGCAGCATCCTTACACCCGGGAGCTGCTGGCAGCGGAGCCTCGTGGCAACCCGGCAACCAATGTCATCGGCCCGCCACTGCTGCAAGTCGAGGACCTGAAAGTCTGGTTCCCGATCAAAAAAGGCTTTTTGCGCAACACCGTCGATTACGTCAAAGCCGTGGACGGAATCAACTTCAGCCTGCCTCAGGGACAGACCCTGGGCATTGTCGGCGAGAGCGGTTCGGGCAAGTCCACGCTGGGTCTGGCGATTTTGCGGTTGATTGCCAGCAAAGGCGCGATCCGTTTTGAAGGCAAGTCGTTGGATTGCCTTTCGCAACAACAGGTAAGGCCGCTACGGCGGGAAATGCAGGTGGTGTTTCAGGACCCCTTCGGGAGCCTGAGCCCACGGATGAGCGTGAGCCAGATCGTCGGCGAAGGCCTGCGTATACACCGGATCGGTACAGAGACCGAGCAGGAGCTGGCGATTATCGCGGTACTCAAGGAAGTCGGTCTGGACCCGGCAACCCGGCACCGCTATCCCCACGAGTTTTCCGGCGGGCAACGGCAGAGAATCGCCATTGCCCGAGCCCTGGTACTGAAACCGGCGTTGATCTTGCTGGACGAGCCGACCTCGGCCCTCGACCGCACCGTGCAACGCCAAGTGGTTGAACTGCTGCGCTCACTGCAAAGCAAGTACAACCTGACGTATCTGTTCATCAGCCATGACCTGGCGGTGGTTAAAGCGCTGAGTCACCAGTTGATGGTGATCAAGCACGGCCAAGTGGTCGAACAAGGTGACGCGCAAGGTATCTTTGCCGCACCGCAACATCCTTATACACAGCAGTTGCTGGAGGCCGCTTTCCTGGCACCAGCCACTGCGCAATAA
- a CDS encoding LysE family translocator: MSLIISMAAFALASSITPGPVNIVALSSGAQYGFRASQRHVAGATLGFVLLLVLMGLGLHELLKLWPSLTRAVQLFGVAFLLFMAWKLATDDGRLSAGDSGQAPTMFYGALMQWLNPKAWLACVAGMGAFVADGEAQLVWQFAAVYLVVCYLSVACWAYAGTFLRQYLSNAGGMRLFNRFMASLLAVSAGYLLLP; encoded by the coding sequence ATGAGTCTGATCATTTCCATGGCCGCGTTTGCGCTGGCGTCGTCGATCACCCCTGGGCCGGTGAACATCGTTGCACTGAGCTCCGGCGCGCAGTACGGCTTTCGCGCCAGCCAACGGCATGTAGCGGGTGCAACGCTGGGGTTTGTGCTGTTACTGGTGTTGATGGGGTTGGGCCTGCATGAACTGCTAAAACTCTGGCCATCGCTGACACGGGCGGTGCAGTTGTTCGGGGTGGCGTTCCTGTTGTTCATGGCCTGGAAGCTCGCCACTGACGATGGTCGGCTCAGTGCAGGTGATTCAGGACAAGCGCCGACGATGTTCTACGGCGCGCTGATGCAATGGCTAAACCCGAAAGCCTGGCTGGCCTGTGTCGCGGGGATGGGGGCTTTTGTTGCCGACGGCGAAGCGCAGCTGGTCTGGCAGTTTGCCGCGGTGTATCTGGTGGTCTGCTACCTGTCGGTGGCCTGCTGGGCTTATGCCGGGACCTTTCTGCGACAGTACCTGAGCAATGCCGGCGGCATGCGGTTGTTTAATCGGTTCATGGCGTCGTTGCTGGCGGTGAGTGCGGGTTACTTGCTGTTGCCATAA